One region of Mycobacterium riyadhense genomic DNA includes:
- the hemW gene encoding radical SAM family heme chaperone HemW, which yields MTVGAAPADLPAMKPGPGQPFGVYVHVPFCVTRCGYCDFNTYTPAELGGVNPDAWLQALRTELELAAARLDAPTVDTVFVGGGTPSLLGGERLATLLRMVRDHFVLAADAEVTTEANPESTWPEFFAAIREAGYTRVSLGMQSVAPRVLATLDRVHSPGRAAAAAREAMAAGFEHVNLDLIYGTPGESDDDVLRSVDAAVQAGVDHVSAYALVVEQGTAMARRVRSGELAAPDDDVLAHRYELVDARLAAAGLNWYEVSNWCRPGTECRHNLGYWDGGQWWGAGPGAHGYVGATRWWNVKHPNTYAQLLNDATLPVAGFEQLDADALHTEDVLLKIRLRQGLPLDRLTAAERERADGAVADGLLISDGDRLVLTGRGRLLADAVVRTLLG from the coding sequence ATGACCGTTGGTGCGGCGCCGGCAGACCTGCCCGCCATGAAACCGGGGCCCGGACAGCCGTTCGGGGTGTACGTGCATGTCCCGTTCTGCGTGACTCGTTGCGGGTATTGCGATTTCAACACCTACACCCCAGCAGAGTTGGGCGGCGTCAACCCGGACGCTTGGTTACAGGCATTACGGACGGAGCTCGAGCTGGCGGCCGCACGGCTGGACGCACCGACGGTCGACACCGTGTTCGTCGGCGGGGGGACGCCATCGCTGCTCGGGGGTGAGCGCCTGGCCACGCTGCTGCGCATGGTGCGCGACCATTTCGTGTTGGCAGCAGATGCCGAAGTCACCACCGAGGCAAATCCCGAGTCGACCTGGCCGGAGTTCTTCGCGGCCATCCGCGAAGCGGGTTATACCCGGGTGTCGCTGGGCATGCAGTCGGTGGCGCCGCGGGTGCTGGCGACGCTCGACCGGGTGCACTCGCCGGGGCGGGCGGCGGCCGCGGCCCGCGAGGCGATGGCAGCGGGCTTCGAGCACGTCAACCTGGACCTGATCTATGGGACCCCGGGGGAGTCCGACGACGACGTGTTGCGCTCCGTGGACGCTGCGGTTCAGGCCGGTGTCGATCATGTGTCCGCGTATGCCTTGGTCGTCGAGCAGGGCACCGCAATGGCCCGACGGGTCCGAAGCGGCGAGCTGGCCGCACCCGACGACGACGTGTTGGCACATCGCTACGAGCTGGTGGACGCACGGCTCGCGGCGGCGGGGTTGAACTGGTACGAGGTGTCCAACTGGTGCCGGCCGGGCACCGAGTGCCGGCACAACCTTGGCTACTGGGATGGTGGCCAGTGGTGGGGCGCGGGGCCGGGGGCACACGGTTACGTCGGCGCGACCCGTTGGTGGAATGTCAAGCATCCCAACACCTATGCGCAGCTGCTGAACGACGCGACGCTGCCGGTGGCGGGCTTTGAGCAGCTTGACGCTGATGCGCTGCACACCGAAGATGTGTTGCTGAAAATCCGGCTGCGCCAAGGGTTGCCGCTGGACCGGTTAACGGCCGCCGAACGCGAGCGCGCCGACGGTGCGGTGGCGGACGGTTTGCTGATATCCGACGGCGACAGGCTCGTCCTCACCGGCCGCGGCCGGTTGCTGGCCGACGCGGTCGTGCGAACGCTGCTGGGGTGA